A single region of the Podospora pseudopauciseta strain CBS 411.78 chromosome 1, whole genome shotgun sequence genome encodes:
- a CDS encoding hypothetical protein (EggNog:ENOG503PF0Q) codes for MADIIGTIVTLVETVQSAVTLYQRIDGLPTQMTQLGKRIERLSPFLSRLETFIKKRPAAASSSLYPGQKQDLRQLLDAINGHIKKATDLLERYEKGILSRSHDLEFRARWVSQIWFSLVENSPEKVQAILDDIEYDRGVLSDYLALMAVDKQPDIPSPNLITSPAPKKIIINSPANKHIANSPKKNNLSPSSAPAKRPSPSPSPIPRQDLKVLFVDPYHAERTAIAESLLALFQELTLLYRSNTPWRISTVSSAGFFVKNSSDLVPVISSLNYSYPSWKKDFKPGGPGDVPKPEALKAIFDNNWANYPFKNAIKSQISTRPSVGLTKDVFKKYDYIIVFTKRDHDNMIKLKEAVAAMAKERQRARVLHLGVYLGGEIVYPTLAKGTGEVIEQTNRHEWNKKVAQIKTALKEFMRQEMRWQMPELPGPEKNDGKQIKDTGEKNANGVKDKKTESDSAAAVVEQRVCGKVIVLVTNATLSLTVTGICTVAQEDVRIPLPRAPLVAVDKAQSSAQQPYTFIQPLPSLQSSFRWHKHVHAQSHGHIPAGYHAYHQYSPCHGHTAPGYYPHEHKYTSGYSSSHRDACNSQQKHSSTASSNANKQTRAKLWRQPTLLYRLELPGGFRLWIRFDHLQEWLL; via the exons ATGGCAGACATAATTGGCACCATCGTCACTCTTGTGGAAACGGTTCAGTCAGCCGTCACTCTCTACCAGCGCATCGACGGCCTACCCACACAAATGACGCAACTCGGTAAACGAATCGAGCGCCTGAGCCCATTTCTGAGTCGGCTGGAAACTTTcataaaaaaaagaccagCAGCTGCCTCCTCAAGCCTGTATCCTGGCCAGAAACAAGATCTCAGACAATTGCTGGATGCTATTAACGGCCACATCAAGAAGGCAACCGACCTGCTTGAGCGATACGAGAAAGGCATTCTCTCGCGGTCTCATGATCTTGAATTTCGAGCGCGATGGGTTTCACAAATATGGTTTTCCCTAGTAGAAAACAGCCCAGAGAAAGTCCAGGCAATCCTGGATGATATCGAATACGACAGGGGCGTTCTTTCAGACTACCTCGCCCTAATGGCTGTGGACAAACAACCCGATATCCCGAGTCCCAACCTAATCACAAGTCCAGCCCCTAAAAAAATTATCATCAACAGCCCTGCGAACAAGCACATCGCTAATTCCCCAAAGAAGAACAACTTATCACCATCGTCAGCACCAGCCAAAcgaccatcaccatcaccatcgccgaTACCACGACAAGATTTAAAGGTCCTCTTTGTCGACCCTTATCATGCTGAGCGAACAGCGATCGCCGAGTCTCTCCTTGCCCTCTTTCAGGAGCTGACTCTACTGTACAGGTCGAACACACCCTGGCGCATATCAACCGTCTCGTCCGCTGGATTCTTTGTCAAAAATTCTTCTGATTTGGTGCCAGTCATCTCATCTCTCAACTACAGCTACCCATCATGGAAGAAGGATTTCAAGCCCGGCGGCCCGGGCGATGTTCCAAAACCCGAAGCCTTGAAGGCCATCTTTGACAACAACTGGGCAAACTACCCCTTTAAAAACGCGATCAAGTCGCAAATATCAACTCGCCCCAGTGTAGGCTTGACAAAAGACGTATTTAAGAAGTACGACTACATCATTGTCTTCACCAAGCGGGATCACGACAACATGATCAAGCTCAAGGAAGCGGTAGCTGCAATGGCAAAAGAGAGGCAAAGGGCACGGGTGTTACATCTGGGAGTGTACTTGGGCGGGGAGATTGTTTATCCAACATTGGCAAAAGGAACGGGGGAAGTTATTGAGCAGACAAACCGGCATGAATGGAACAAAAAGGTGGCTCAGATCAAGACGGCGTTGAAGGAGTTCATGAGGCAGGAGATGCGGTGGCAAATGCCAGAGCTACCTGGTCCAGAAAAGAACGATGGGAAGCAAATCAAGGATACCGGGGAGAAGAATGCAAATGGagtcaaggacaagaagacaGAAAGCG ACAgcgcggcggcggtggtggagcaGCGTGTGTGTGGGAAGGTCATTGTCTTG GTGACGAATGCGACTCTGAGCTTGACTGTGACGGGGATCTGTACTGTCGCTCAGGAAGATGTGCGAATCCCCCTACCCAGAGCTCCTCTCGTGGCGGTGGACAAGGCTCAATCATCCGCACAACAACCATATACGTTTATCCAACCCCTACC GTCGTTGCAATCCTCTTTCCGGTGGCATAAGCACGTCCACGCGCAGAGCCACGGTCACATACCCGCCGGTTATCACGCGTATCACCAGTACTCGCCGTGTCACGGTCACACTGCCCCCGGTTATTACCCGCACGAGCACAAGTACACGTCGGGTTACAGTTCCTCCCATCGTGACGCCTGTAACTCGCAGCAGAAGCACAGCAGTACCGCCTCGTCCAACGCCAACAAGCAGACCAGGGCCAAATTGTGGAGACAACCCACTCTCTTGTATCG GCTTGAGCTGCCAGGAGGATTCAGACTGTGGATTCGATTTGATCATCTGCAAGAATGGCTTTTGTGA
- a CDS encoding hypothetical protein (COG:T; EggNog:ENOG503NWH5), which yields MGAGTTLSAAVGAGGTAEFSEPSHQTPRLPPACGTDDASTTATEDLDLLESIKEVLDVDSRPTFVLDLDPDDPLPITPIDSTSSPTARAKVLLPVFCNAALRLYEQLYDGLIGLDAQGLPPEQEPQDASFDEFKRWATGVTTHDDSKDVFPLSFLYGDLLWTGSTVRKRWRLISGNRLWRAAEVASPVGDLSSGAPAEVATGGFVAEHSLKAASQKAPPSERPTDTSLPVSGTTIVVRYSKQKSGRPPPKSFFSTRQTPAGSSDDTTKSSASITLAAPEKSVADWTCPEPRGVLSAHLQYARTVNWAITPLGPMEKWSPEFKQTANLCMNNPHPAALFWGSELTMLYNEAYATEVAGNKHPSLMGTGFSGPFSELWDYLRPIFAECARTGISVRKEDDYLPIDRHGLLEETFFSWSFTPMYGGTDRILGFYNAPFETTKQVINRRRMHTINKIGERTAQAKAVKQFWKFVLEGLQDNERDVPFALLYSVGDGEGEDNDHSSMSSGSTISLKTCHLEGSIGVPDGHMAAPTHLDLKRSREGFVPSFREAMRTREPTLLHTRDGTLPEVLLEGINWRGFGDPCREAVIFPVRPTNGDAVLAFLVLGVNPRRPYNDEYKAFTSMLNRQLATSLASVILFEDETRRSRDAAEAAALEKEQLTQQLNLQASRYRRMTELSPLGMFLISPEGVLREANDRFFEMTGHTRDNSSQYEMSWLDIMVEESANTMREGWERLVKDHLPWSGELKLRKPRINPALETNEPMDSWVLFSAHAELSHEGTVRSVMGSITDISHLKWAQGLQNRRLQEAEETRRQQNEFIDITSHEMRNPLTAILQCADDILSALGAGDNQYQGTEATYRGIGNASSVTSQTIQSCIDAAQTIALCVQHQKSIVDDILTISKLDSNLLLLTPVPCQPKLLLRRAVKMFEPELQAKKIEVSFDIRETSLTGLSVDWVAMDPSRVLQVLINLLTNAIKFTAPAKDKRLITVALDASLNPPDARLIPGFQYVPVSFKAAGGYVDSKTSALSPEDEMPDATVPVQSSELYLYFHVQDSGCGLTHEEKQILFQRFKQASPRTHAQYGGSGLGLFISKRLAELHGGQIGVASEAGVGSVFGFFVKVRRAAPSPVSREEEDAFLAAVGPMERHLHPVGERNTSLLSSEAVKQEGKGYSGVSSAEFSSGASLVGSMAPEAAPARPQPFSRIASDVSSTFDPKQLDILVVEDNLINQRVLVRQLKQYGCNTVGVANDGLEALAFLEKTHFCRTSEENPGQDLSVILMDLEMPNMDGLTCVREIRKWQQEGKVTKGKHVPVIAVTANVRDEQVATARKSGMDDVVSKPFRIKDLMKKIEVLLGQDLAGSQAQLEHA from the coding sequence ATGGGAGCCGGAACGACTCTGTCAGCGGCAGTAGGAGCGGGTGGGACAGCAGAGTTCAGTGAGCCGAGTCACCAGACGCCACGGTTACCTCCCGCCTGTGGAACAGACGACGCATCCACCACAGCTACAGAGGATCTGGACTTGCTCGAGAGCATCAAAGAAGTCTTGGACGTTGATTCCCGTCCGACTTTTGTTTTGGATCTCGACCCCGACGACCCCCTGCCGATCACTCCCATCGATTCCACCAGCAGCCCCACTGCCAGAGCCAAAGTCCTGCTCCCCGTATTCTGCAACGCTGCCCTGCGACTGTACGAACAACTTTACGATGGCCTCATCGGTCTCGACGCTCAGGGCTTACCGCCAGAGCAAGAGCCTCAGGATGCCTCCTTCGATGAGTTCAAGCGATGGGCCACCGGCGTGACGACTCATGACGACTCCAAGGACGTCTTTCCACTTTCGTTTCTCTATGGCGACCTCCTCTGGACCGGCTCTACCGTTAGGAAGCGATGGCGCCTCATCAGTGGGAACCGCTTGTGGCGCGCTGCTGAAGTTGCCAGTCCCGTTGGTGACCTGTCCTCTGGAGCACCAGCTGAAGTTGCGACAGGCGGCTTTGTCGCAGAACACAGCCTCAAGGCCGCATCACAAAAAGCGCCACCGTCAGAACGCCCAACAGACACGAGTCTCCCCGTATCAGGAACGACAATAGTCGTTAGGTACTCCAAGCAAAAGTCGGGACGGCCTCCTCCAAAGTCGTTCTTTTCAACACGACAGACCCCGGCGGGAAGTTCTGACGACACCACAAAATCATCCGCATCCATCACCTTGGCTGCACCAGAGAAGTCAGTTGCCGACTGGACCTGTCCTGAGCCGAGAGGGGTACTCTCAGCTCATCTTCAATATGCCCGGACCGTCAACTGGGCCATCACGCCATTGGGTCCAATGGAGAAATGGTCGCCAGAATTCAAACAGACGGCCAACCTCTGCATGAACAACCCTCACCCGGCCGCTCTGTTCTGGGGCAGCGAGCTGACAATGCTGTACAATGAAGCCTACGCCACCGAGGTGGCTGGCAACAAGCACCCTTCTCTGATGGGCACCGGGTTCAGCGGTCCTTTTTCTGAGCTCTGGGACTACCTTCGCCCCATTTTCGCTGAATGTGCCCGAACAGGAATAAGTGTGCGCAAGGAGGATGATTACTTGCCTATTGACAGGCATGGCCTACTTGAAGAGACCTTCTTCTCTTGGTCTTTTACTCCGATGTATGGGGGCACCGACCGAATTCTCGGCTTTTACAACGCACCTTTCGAGACAACGAAACAGGTCATCAACCGCCGGAGGATGCATACCATCAACAAAATTGGCGAACGAACAGCCCAAGCCAAGGCTGTTAAGCAATTCTGGAAGTTTGTCTTGGAAGGTCTGCAAGACAATGAACGCGATGTCCCTTTTGCGTTGCTCTACTCGGTGGgcgatggagaaggcgaagacAACGACCACTCTTCCATGTCTTCAGGCAGCACCATTTCGCTCAAGACATGCCATCTCGAAGGATCCATTGGAGTCCCTGATGGGCACATGGCAGCCCCGACGCATCTTGATCTCAAGCGGAGCCGCGAAGGGTTTGTGCCATCCTTCCGCGAAGCCATGCGCACCAGAGAACCAACCCTGCTTCACACACGAGATGGGACATTGCCTGAAGTCCTCCTCGAGGGTATCAATTGGCGCGGTTTTGGGGATCCCTGCCGGGAAGCTGTCATTTTTCCTGTCCGGCCGACTAATGGGGATGCGGTGCTTgccttcttggtgttgggcGTAAACCCTCGCCGGCCGTACAATGACGAATACAAGGCTTTTACCAGCATGCTTAATCGACAGCTGGCCACCTCTTTGGCATCCGTGATCCTGTTCGAGGATGAGACTCGGCGTAGCAGGGATGCAGCGGAAGCAGCTGCattggagaaggagcagtTGACACAGCAGTTGAATTTGCAAGCCAGCAGGTACAGACGCATGACTGAGCTTTCTCCCCTCGGAATGTTTCTCATCAGCCCCGAGGGTGTTTTACGCGAGGCCAACGATCGGTTTTTCGAGATGACGGGCCACACCAGAGATAACAGCAGCCAGTACGAGATGTCGTGGCTGGATATCATGGTTGAAGAAAGCGCAAATACGATGAGAGAAGGCTGGGAGCGTCTGGTCAAGGATCACTTGCCTTGGTCGGGAGAGTTGAAGTTAAGGAAGCCGCGGATTAACCCAGCGTTGGAAACGAATGAACCAATGGATTCCTGGGTTTTGTTCAGTGCCCATGCTGAGTTATCTCATGAAGGCACGGTGAGATCCGTAATGGGTTCCATCACAGATATCTCACATCTCAAATGGGCCCAAGGTTTGCAGAATCGTCGGCTCCAGGAGGCCGAAGAGACAAGGAGACAGCAGAATGAATTCATTGACATCACCTCGCACGAGATGCGGAACCCCCTCACAGCCATTCTGCAGTGTGCCGACGATATTTTATCGGCCTTGGGGGCCGGAGACAATCAATATCAGGGCACAGAAGCGACATATCGAGGAATTGGGAACGCTAGTTCAGTCACGTCACAAACCATCCAGTCCTGTATAGATGCCGCTCAAACCATCGCATTGTGCGTGCAGCACCAAAAATCCATCGTGGACGACATCCTTACCATCTCGAAACTGGATTCAAACTTGTTGCTTTTGACGCCTGTCCCCTGTCAACCGAAGCTTTTGCTGCGACGGGCTGTCAAAATGTTTGAGCCCGAGTTACaggcgaagaagattgaGGTTTCTTTCGACATCCGGGAGACCTCTCTTACCGGACTCAGTGTGGACTGGGTAGCCATGGACCCGAGCCGCGTCCTCCAGGTTCTCATCAACCTTCtcaccaacgccatcaagTTCACTGCGCCTGCCAAAGACAAGAGGCTGATCACAGTTGCATTGGATGCATCTTTGAATCCTCCAGATGCCCGCCTGATCCCCGGGTTTCAGTATGTTCCTGTATCGTTCAAGGCAGCTGGTGGATACGTTGACTCGAAAACATCGGCTCTGTCACCGGAGGATGAGATGCCCGATGCGACAGTACCAGTTCAATCCAGCGAGCTATATTTGTATTTCCATGTGCAGGACAGTGGCTGTGGCTTAACGCACGAAGAGAAGCAGATATTGTTTCAGCGATTTAAGCAAGCCTCCCCACGGACTCATGCACAGTACGGCGGAAGTGGACTAGGATTGTTCATTTCCAAACGACTGGCTGAGCTTCATGGAGGGCAGATTGGAGTGGCGTCGGAAGCAGGGGTGGGGAGTGTCTTTGGTTTCTTTGTCAAGGTGAGGAGAGCCGCCCCCTCTCCTGTATCAcgcgaagaggaggatgcttTCCTCGCAGCGGTTGGGCCAATGGAAAGACACTTGCATCCAGTAGGCGAACGAAATACCTCTTTGCTCAGCAGTGAAGCTGTCAAGCAGGAGGGCAAAGGATATTCTGGAGTTTCCTCCGCCGAATTCAGTTCGGGCGCGAGCCTAGTTGGTTCTATGGCACCCGAGGCAGCACCGGCACGACCGCAGCCATTTTCAAGAATTGCATCCGACGTTTCATCAACATTCGACCCGAAGCAGCTTGATATTTTGGTCGTTGAGGACAACCTCATCAATCAAAGGGTTCTTGTAAGGCAACTCAAACAGTATGGATGCAATACGGTCGGCGTTGCGAATGATGGCTTGGAAGCGCTGGCCTTTCTTGAGAAGACGCACTTTTGTCGGACCTCTGAAGAGAACCCGGGCCAGGATCTATCCGTCATACTCATGGACTTGGAAATGCCCAACATGGATGGCCTAACTTGCGTCAGGGAAATTCGCAAGTGGCAACAGGAAGGAAAGGTGACCAAAGGGAAGCACGTTCCTGTCATTGCAGTAACCGCCAACGTGCGAGACGAGCAAGTGGCCACTGCGAGAAAGAGCGGAATGGACGATGTTGTGTCTAAACCTTTCCGCATCAAGGATCTAATGAAGAAAATCGAAGTGTTGTTGGGGCAGGATTTGGCAGGATCACAGGCACAGCTGGAGCACGCATAA
- a CDS encoding hypothetical protein (COG:Q; EggNog:ENOG503NXJJ), translated as MALGGLPLPGPRAYPIVGNVLQIDTSSTLKSLDKFTDQYGEIYRLVLPWGTTAIVTTAALVHEVSDETRFKKPIIADLEQLRNGVPAGMFTTPTEEPVWGIAHRVLTPAFGPVPIQEMFPEMHELAAQLVMKWARHGPEKSIAVSEDFTRLALDTIALCSMNFRFNSYYHDELHPFITAMANFLTESGNRSLKGNFLSSLFFWSSNKYFADIKTLRDIAQSVLDARRANPNGRKDLLSAMLDGVDRKTGEKLDDGAIIDNLITFLIAGHETTSGMLSFAFVMLLKNPETLKKARQEVDEVIGRGPITAEHMKKLPYITAILRETLRLCPTIPSYGVQALEDTVIGGKWAIAKGQVVLLYLARSHRDKAVYGETADEFIPERMLDENFDRLSKEHPGFWKPFGNGQRGCIGRAFAWQEAMVIMAMLVQNFDFEMSDPSYELKIKETLTTKPEGFEMKAKLRHGLTPTELERQLNGSLLEKSTLSKHPHAQATEKGTQLKQLNIFYGSNTGTCEALAQRLAMDAPSHGYNATIIDALDAAANQLPKDDASPVAFITASYEGEPPDNATDFVTWIKDLPDTSSLKGTSFAVFGCGHRDWANTFHKIPRLVYHTLEQKGATPICDLGLTDVSQGEMFTDFEQWEDDVFWPAIKSKYGSAVGGGRQQALEVQFSTPRASNLRQDVEEAVVVEEKTLTKGNGVPKKHLEVQLPEGMTYRAGDYLAVLPVNPKESINRVMRKFGLAWDSHITVAGGAEGKKTTLPTGVPVPVHEVLGSYVELLQPVTKRGVQTLSNFTSAAADKAALSALSTNPELYTSTIITPRLSLLDILDRYPSISLPFGTFLSLLPPMRVRQYSISSSPLASPSKATLTYTLLSGQSLANPANLFTGVATSYLSALRQGDRLLISVRQSHSSFHLPSNVETPLVMIAAGAGIAPFRGFIQERAALASQGNKLGKALLFFGCRHPDWDDLYCDELEKWEADGIVKVTRAYSRQNDREYVGDSVLNYKDEVKQLWDNGARVYVCGSRAVGDGVRSALGRIVLGDEAKEGEIAKWFEGMRNIRYAVDVFD; from the exons ATGGCTCTCGGGGGCCTTCCTTTACCG GGTCCCCGCGCATACCCCATTGTGGGGAATGTACTGCAGATTGATACCAGCAGCACCCTCAAGTCCCTTGATAAGTTTACTGATCAATATGGCGAAATCTACCGCCTCGTGCTACCTTGGGGAACAACCGCCATTGTT ACAACAGCAGCCCTCGTCCATGAGGTCTCCGATGAAACACGCTTCAAGAAGCCTATCATTGCTGACCTCGAGCAACTCCGCAATGGCGTTCCCGCCGGGATGTTCACCACCCCGACAGAAGAACCAGTATGGGGTATCGCCCACCGCGTCCTAACCCCTGCTTTCGGGCCGGTGCCCATCCAAGAAATGTTTCCCGAGATGCACGAATTGGCTGCCCAGCTTGTCATGAAGTGGGCTCGCCACGGCCCCGAGAAATCCATTGCGGTCAGTGAAGACTTCACCCGACTTGCCCTCGACACCATTGCCCTGTGTTCGATGAATTTCCGATTCAACTCTTACTATCACGACGAGTTGCATCCTTTCATTACCGCAATGGCCAATTTCTTGACCGAGTCTGGAAACCGATCCCTCAAGGGCAACTTCTTGTCCAGTCTTTTTTTCTGGTCAAGCAACAAGTACTTTGCTGACATCAAGACCCTGAGGGACATTGCTCAATCAGTTCTCGATGCTCGGAGAGCGAATCCAAACGGAAGAAAAGACTTGTTGTCGGCAATGCTGGATGGCGTGGACAGGAAGACAGGCGAGAAATTGGATGACGGGGCTATCATCGACAACCTCATCACCTTTTTGATCGCAGGCCACGAGACCACTAGTGGCATGTTGAGCTTTGCGTTTGTGATGCTGCTCAAGAACCCAGAGACACTGAAGAAGGCCCGCCAGGAGGTCGACGAGGTGATCGGTCGAGGACCGATTACGGCCGAGCACATGAAAAAGTTGCCATACATTACTGCCATTCTTCGAGAGACGCTCAGACTATGTCCGACCATTCCTTCGTACGGCGTTCAGGCTCTCGAAGACACAGTTATCGGGGGAAAATGGGCAATCGCCAAGGGTCAGGTCGTTCTTCTCTATCTGGCGAGATCGCATCGAGACAAAGCGGTCTATGGCGAAACAGCTGACGAATTCATTCCTGAGAGGATGCTCGATGAGAATTTTGATCGGCTCAGCAAAGAACATCCTGGGTTTTGGAAGCCTTTTGGAAATGGTCAGCGAGGATGCATAGGGCGCGCGTTCGCCTGGCAAGAAGCCATGGTCATAATGGCAATGCTGGTGCAGAACTTTGACTTTGAGATGTCGGATCCGTCCTACGAGCTCAAGATTAAAGAGACTCTGACCACCAAGCCTGAGGGATTTGAGATGAAAGCCAAGCTGAGGCACGGGTTGACGCCTACCGAGCTGGAGAGACAACTGAACGGCAGCCTTTTGGAGAAGAGCACACTTTCGAAACACCCGCACGCCCAAGCGACAGAGAAAGGGACACAGCTCAAGCAGCTCAACATTTTTTACGGATCCAACACTGGCACGTGTGAGGCGCTTGCCCAGAGGCTGGCCATGGACGCCCCTTCACACGGATACAATGCAACAATCATTGATGCGCTTGATGCAGCAGCAAACCAGCTCCCCAAAGATGACGCCAGCCCTGTTGCTTTCATCACTGCGTCTTACGAAGGAGAACCGCCTGATAATGCCACCGATTTTGTCACCTGGATCAAAGACTTGCCTGACACATCCTCCCTCAAAGGAACCTCTTTTGCCGTCTTTGGCTGTGGCCACCGCGACTGGGCCAACACCTTCCACAAAATCCCTCGTCTAGTCTACCACACTCTTGAACAAAAGGGCGCTACCCCTATTTGCGATCTCGGTCTGACAGATGTTTCCCAAGGTGAGATGTTCACCGACTTTGAGCAATGGGAAGACGACGTGTTCTGGCCTGCCATCAAGTCAAAATACGGTTCTGctgtgggtggtggcaggCAACAGGCTCTTGAGGTTCAGTTCTCAACCCCTCGTGCTTCGAATTTGAGGCAAGATGTCGAGGAGGCTGTAGTGGTGGAGGAAAAGACTCTGACCAAGGGAAATGGGGTTCCAAAGAAGCATCTCGAAGTCCAGCTTCCGGAAGGCATGACATACCGCGCTGGGGACTATCTGGCCGTGTTGCCGGTGAATCCCAAAGAGAGTATCAACCGGGTGATGAGAAAGTTTGGGTTGGCTTGGGATAGCCATATCACGGTTGCCGGTGGGGCTGAGGGTAAGAAGACGACGCTTCCAACTGGAGTACCAGTGCCAGTCCACGAGGTGCTTGGCTCTTACGTTGAGCTGTTGCAACCTGTCACCAAGAGA GGCGTACAAACACTTTCCAACTTCACTTCAGCTGCAGCCGACAAAGCAGCACTGTCTGCTCTTTCCACGAACCCCGAGCTCTACActtcaaccatcatcacccctcGGCTATCATTATTGGACATTCTCGACAGATATCCTTCCATCTCTCTTCCCTTCGGCACATTCCTCTCACTCCTCCCCCCGATGAGAGTGAGGCAGTACTCGatttcctcttcccctttggCATCGCCTTCCAAGGCTACTCTCACttacaccctcctctccggcCAGTCATTGGCCAACCCCGCCAATTTGTTCACAGGTGTCGCTACGTCATATCTGTCTGCCCTAAGGCAGGGGGATAGACTTCTTATCTCTGTCCGGCAATCACACTCGTCGTTTCACCTACCCTCCAATGTCGAGACCccgttggtgatgattgcCGCCGGAGCGGGCATAGCCCCCTTCCGTGGTTTCATTCAAGAGCGGGCGGCCTTAGCATCTCAGGGTAATAAACTCGGCAAAGCGTTGCTCTTCTTTGGCTGCCGGCACCCCGACTGGGATGACCTTTATTGTGACGAGCTTGAGAAGTGGGAGGCTGATGGTATTGTGAAAGTGACAAGGGCTTATAGCAGACAGAATGACCGGGAATACGTCGGTGACAGTGTTCTGAACTACAAAGACGAAGTGAAGCAGCTGTGGGACAATGGTGCAAGAGTGTACGTTTGTGGCAGTCGGGCAGTCGGAGATGGTGTGAGAAGTGCCTTGGGAAGGATTGTGCTTGGTGACGAGgcaaaggagggggagattgCAAAGTGGTTTGAGGGGATGAGAAATATCAGGTATGCGGTCGACGTTTTTGACTAG
- a CDS encoding hypothetical protein (EggNog:ENOG503P74V): IFPSVLRLQERSPVPLPQVEESDETGLDQSIQPSIASPIRIVATSLSPESVAKRPGISDDFAWIKTPVHYDLEDSDAESRVSDPDSIISVPSTVSSVDPDAIETIFHRLLHFQDLQFLWSHMVQLSGSCLKSNHNIARFLELYAIDLLNLALNTKDRPEKQVKLDTARFVRRSRRDIARRITEAHCKTWTDDSSATNNDIIEDQEIGENIGARRDYDQGDSGPADEPFDLVTAVAEVFLFETDPVLHLQSNVKAFVNRQCPKVVQQSFWEFMTTKISNMVSKLRQKPLEDGKTRITWTCLEAELRYQNTKQPELEYDNLDAQNTPRSHPNSFARVLFQMWTGTTQIFRKFQYPLLPEHKSSRGNMSLELDNPCAQSSQQAPYTTHLFLFLCVPFLRFATRLAQPEVCQINSDQELFQLLRRQYLKARSGGRWLWGQLRRVQAIDFVKLELYSIQELVDICHSPSLPQDTDPYVYNPQPAEHIPPIGANHLMHLFSHPSHAEPLPILFRRVPKKVDNPLKPCPINGVGLGWGLYLQEGMNWPAMLLYGCIGFGLSLFTAVVWATLVNQGDVQGGFAIGGFTVAFLWFAGSVMAHMNGGDGL, from the exons ATATTCCCGAGCGTGTTGCGGCTACAAGAGAGGTCCCCCGTGCCCCTCCCGCAAGTGGAGGAATCGGATGAGACTGGTTTGGACCAGAGCATCCAGCCCTCTATCGCGAGCCCCATCCGCATTGTGGCTACGTCCTTGAGCCCTGAGTCAGTGGCAAAGCGTCCCGGGATATCTGACGACTTTGCCTGGATTAAAACACCAGTCCACTACGACTTGGAAGATTCAGATGCCGAATCAAGAGTCTCGGATCCGGATAGCATCATCTCCGTGCCATCTACCGTGAGCTCCGTCGACCCGGACGCAATTGAGACCATCTTTCACCGCCTCCTTCATTTTCAAGACCTTCAATTCCTGTGGTCACACATGGTGCAACTGTCGGGCTCTTGTTTGAAAAGCAACCACAACATAGCCCGGTTTCTCGAGCTGTATGCTATCGACCTTTTGAATCTGGCCTTGAACACAAAAGATCGACCGGAGAAGCAAGTGAAGCTGGATACCGCTAGATTCGTCAGAAGATCTCGGAGGGATATTGCTCGGAGAATTACGGAGGCTCATTGCAAGACATGGACAGACGACAGTTCTGCTACAAATAATGACATCATTGAAGATCAAGAAATCGGTGAGAATATCGGTGCAAGGCGAGATTATGACCAAGGTGATAGCGGGCCCGCAGATGAACCCTTCGACTTGGTCACTGCTGTTGCCGAGGTATTTTTGTTCGAAACGGACCCAGTTCTGCACTTGCAGTCTAATGTTAAAGCATTTGTCAACCGACAGTGTCCGAAGGTCGTCCAACAAAGCTTCTGGGAATTTATGACCACCAAGATAAGCAACATGGTGTCAAAACTAAGGCAAAAGCCTCTGGAAGACGGGAAGACGAGAATAACATGGACCTGT CTTGAAGCCGAATTACGAtaccaaaacaccaaacagCCTGAACTGGAGTATGATAACCTAGATGCTCAAAATACCCCGAGAAGCCACCCGAATTCATTTGCCAGGGTACTGTTTCAGATGTGGACCGGGACAACACAAATCTTTCGCAAATTTCAGTACCCTCTTTTACCAGAGCACAAGTCTTCGCGTGGCAACATGAGCCTTGAACTCGACAATCCCTGCGCGCAGTCGTCACAGCAGGCACCCTATACTACACAcctcttcctttttctttgtgTTCCTTTTCTCCGATTTGCAACAAGACTCGCTCAACCCGAGGTTTGCCAGATCAACTCCGATCAGGAATTATTCCAACTCCTCCGGCGTCAGTATCTCAAAGCACGTTCGGGTGGAAGATGGTTATGGGGCCAGCTCAGAAGAGTACAAGCCATAGACTTTGTCAAATTAGAGCTGTATTCGATTCAAGAGCTTGTGGACATCTGCCACTCTCCATCTCTTCCCCAAGATACAGACCCGTATGTTTACAATCCCCAGCCGGCAGAACACATACCACCAATTGGAGCAAATCACCTCATGCATCTGTTTTCTCATCCGTCGCACGCCGAGCCTTTGCCGATTCTCTTCAGACGAGTGCCCAAAAAGGTTGACAACCCACTAAAGCCTTGTCCAATAAACGGGGTTGGGTTAGGCTGGGGCCTGTACCTTCAAGAGGGCATGAACTGGCCGGCTATGCTTCTCTATGGCTGCATTGGGTTCGGACTCAGCCTTTTCACAGCGGTGGTCTGGGCCACACTTGTTAATCAAGGGGATGTGCAAGGAGGCTTTGCTATTGGGGGCTTTACGGTAGCATTTTTATGGTTTGCCGGAAGCGTCATGGCGCACATGAATGGTGGGGATGGACTGTAG